In Allomuricauda ruestringensis DSM 13258, the following proteins share a genomic window:
- the rodA gene encoding rod shape-determining protein RodA, which produces MSGRGPFGRLDWITVILYAFLVFIGWINIYSTSVGEASNSIFDFSTLYGKQLFFIGLAALGIIFVLFVESQFFERFASIFYIISIVLLLGLFVFGKTIAGATSWYDLGFFNLQPSELAKVATSLALAKFLSDIQTDIRTGKHQIFALVIILLPALLILPQPDPGSSLIYFSLFFVLFREGFPIYYLGILIFAVVLFATTLMFGTVWVTIGLIILTLLIYTFKRASVKIPILPVVGAIVVSILFSLSVNFVFENVFEQRHRDRFSLWLSLEKDEEKLDEIRKTIGYNTYQSEKAIESGGFTGKGFMEGTRTKGDFVPEQHTDYIFSSVGEEWGFLGTSAVILLFSLFFLRLIYIAERQKSDFSRMYGYGVISILVFHYFINIGMVIGLLPTIGVPLPFFSYGGSGLIFFTMLLFIFLKLDSNRLKDGI; this is translated from the coding sequence ATGAGTGGTAGGGGGCCTTTTGGAAGGTTGGATTGGATTACCGTAATCCTCTATGCATTTTTGGTGTTTATTGGTTGGATCAATATTTACTCCACATCGGTGGGCGAAGCCAGTAATTCCATTTTTGACTTTTCCACTTTATACGGCAAACAGCTTTTTTTTATAGGCCTTGCCGCTCTGGGCATCATCTTCGTGCTCTTTGTGGAATCCCAGTTTTTTGAACGCTTTGCCTCAATCTTCTATATTATTTCGATTGTTTTGCTCTTGGGGCTGTTTGTTTTTGGAAAAACCATAGCTGGGGCAACTTCGTGGTACGATCTTGGTTTTTTTAACCTTCAACCTTCGGAGTTGGCGAAAGTGGCAACCTCCTTGGCACTGGCCAAGTTTTTAAGTGATATCCAAACCGATATACGCACAGGAAAGCATCAAATTTTTGCGTTGGTGATCATCTTACTGCCTGCCTTATTAATATTGCCGCAACCTGACCCGGGTAGCTCCCTTATCTATTTTTCACTCTTTTTTGTGCTATTTAGGGAAGGTTTTCCCATCTATTACTTAGGCATCCTCATTTTTGCGGTCGTTTTATTTGCTACAACTTTAATGTTCGGAACTGTTTGGGTCACCATAGGATTGATTATTTTAACTCTATTGATCTACACATTCAAAAGGGCATCCGTAAAAATTCCTATACTACCTGTTGTTGGAGCTATTGTTGTTTCAATACTCTTTTCCCTCTCTGTAAATTTTGTGTTTGAAAATGTTTTTGAGCAACGTCACAGAGATCGTTTTTCTTTATGGCTGAGTTTGGAAAAGGACGAAGAAAAGCTTGATGAAATCCGAAAAACCATTGGCTACAACACCTACCAATCCGAAAAAGCCATTGAATCCGGTGGGTTTACTGGAAAAGGATTTATGGAGGGTACACGGACCAAAGGGGATTTTGTACCCGAGCAGCACACGGATTATATATTTAGCTCCGTGGGCGAAGAATGGGGATTTTTGGGCACTTCTGCCGTGATTCTGTTGTTTTCATTATTCTTTTTACGGCTGATTTATATCGCGGAACGACAAAAGAGTGACTTTAGCCGAATGTATGGTTATGGGGTGATTTCCATTTTGGTGTTCCACTACTTTATAAATATTGGAATGGTGATCGGGCTGTTGCCCACTATTGGGGTTCCGCTGCCATTCTTTAGCTACGGTGGCTCTGGATTGATCTTTTTTACAATGTTATTGTTCATCTTTCTAAAACTGGATTCCAACCGCTTGAAGGATGGTATCTAG
- the surE gene encoding 5'/3'-nucleotidase SurE, producing the protein MEKPLILVTNDDGITAPGLRALIRTMKELGDVVVVAPDSPQSGMGHAITVDSTLFSKKVVVDHKEGAPSEYSCSGTPADCVKLALRVILDRKPDICVSGINHGSNSSINVIYSGTMSAAIEAGIEGIPAIGFSLCDYSWDANFEPALGSIKKIVSEALTNGIPKGTVLNVNIPKTKSAPKGIRICRQARGNWKEEFDKRTSPSGKDYYWLTGEFELLDKGEDTDEWALAQGYISVVPTQFDLTAHHAIPQINNWNLNEQ; encoded by the coding sequence ATGGAAAAACCGCTTATTCTGGTTACCAACGATGATGGAATTACAGCTCCAGGACTTAGGGCGTTAATCCGCACCATGAAAGAACTTGGAGATGTTGTGGTAGTGGCTCCCGACAGTCCGCAAAGCGGTATGGGACACGCCATTACCGTAGACAGCACCTTGTTTTCCAAAAAAGTTGTCGTGGACCATAAAGAAGGTGCGCCGAGCGAGTACAGTTGTAGCGGAACCCCTGCGGATTGTGTAAAATTGGCGCTTCGGGTAATTTTGGACCGAAAACCCGACATTTGTGTGAGTGGCATAAACCACGGTTCCAATTCCTCCATAAACGTGATTTACTCAGGAACCATGAGTGCAGCCATTGAGGCAGGCATCGAAGGTATTCCAGCTATCGGGTTTTCACTCTGCGATTATTCTTGGGATGCTAATTTTGAACCCGCTTTGGGTTCCATCAAAAAAATTGTTTCCGAAGCGTTGACCAATGGAATTCCAAAGGGAACTGTCTTAAACGTCAATATTCCAAAAACGAAATCAGCACCCAAAGGAATACGAATATGCAGGCAGGCACGCGGTAATTGGAAAGAGGAATTTGACAAAAGAACTAGTCCTTCTGGAAAGGATTATTATTGGTTAACGGGAGAATTTGAACTTTTGGACAAGGGCGAGGACACGGACGAATGGGCCTTGGCACAAGGCTACATTTCGGTAGTGCCCACCCAGTTCGACCTTACGGCACACCACGCCATACCACAAATAAACAACTGGAACTTAAATGAACAATAA
- a CDS encoding C40 family peptidase yields MFRKTIILLLFFAITACGPGKKRRTYSKTRTVTVEGSTTDTIPKEEPKRERKKERRKNTKANEIISTALNFSGTRYKYGGTTKRGMDCSGLVYVSLKENDIMFPRTSYQMAMEGQKIRVNNVEKGDLLFFKTSKTGRRINHVGLVVDVDGNDIKFIHATTSRGVLVSSLREGYWNSAFVKAMRIL; encoded by the coding sequence ATGTTTCGAAAAACCATAATCTTACTATTGTTTTTTGCTATTACCGCTTGCGGTCCCGGTAAAAAACGACGTACCTACAGCAAGACCCGAACCGTTACGGTAGAGGGGTCCACTACCGACACTATCCCTAAAGAAGAACCCAAAAGGGAACGCAAAAAAGAGAGACGAAAAAATACTAAGGCCAATGAAATCATTTCCACCGCATTGAATTTTTCGGGAACCCGTTACAAATACGGGGGAACTACCAAAAGGGGCATGGATTGCTCTGGATTGGTCTATGTTTCCTTAAAAGAAAACGACATTATGTTCCCACGAACTTCCTACCAAATGGCCATGGAAGGACAAAAAATTCGGGTAAACAATGTAGAAAAAGGGGATTTGCTCTTTTTTAAGACCAGTAAAACCGGAAGGCGTATCAACCATGTTGGTTTGGTAGTGGATGTGGATGGCAACGACATTAAATTTATCCATGCCACAACCTCAAGGGGTGTGCTGGTATCCTCGTTACGGGAGGGGTACTGGAACAGCGCTTTTGTAAAGGCCATGCGTATCCTGTAA
- a CDS encoding carboxy terminal-processing peptidase — MKKNFILALLVILVAVASCSFTNKSFDNDDKDKFLLELISYVLEKGHYEPKEVNDSFSSNVFDDFIDIIDPTKRYFLKSDIREFEKYRFMIDDEIRNTDIEFFNTVYQRLMVRMEEAKDIYKEVLATPFDYTLDESIEIDYDEQDFASNKKELKERWRKQLKYNTLNVFDNKVDNMISDANQESASNVDEILAFNDIPSTVDKVTTEEEAREVTKNTLDEFFDFVGDLERKDWFVQYLNTIVEEFDPHTFYFAPEEKEKFDIGMSGKFEGIGARLQKKPEGAKIVEIISGGPVWRDQSLEVGDQILKVGQEGEEPINIVGMRLEDAIKLIKGPEGTVVDLTVRKVDGTIETVSITRDVVELEESYAKSATIDAGEQKYGLINLPKFYVDFEDYSERNAASDVAKELERLKEAGAGGIILDLRDNGGGSLKTVVEMAGLFIKDGPIVQVRSSGQRKEVHEDKDERIQWDGPLVILVNELSASASEILAAAMQDYKRAVIIGSKQTFGKGTVQNVIPLDGIVRGNEHGDLGAIKLTTQKFYRINGGSTQLEGVKSDIVVPDRYSYIDLGERDQQNPLGWDKITPADYKVWDGYIDFDDAVKNSKERMAKNEQIKLIEENAKWLKEQQDENTISLKYDAYVSKEQEAKKRSEKFKSLRDYDSKLSFSSLQYEKELFTQDSVLREKRDRWHKDLARDIYVEEAVNVLKDLHKNNIKREENKLASVKG, encoded by the coding sequence ATGAAAAAGAACTTTATTTTGGCACTTTTGGTTATTCTTGTTGCAGTTGCCTCCTGCAGTTTTACCAATAAGTCTTTTGATAACGACGACAAGGATAAATTTTTGTTGGAATTGATTTCCTACGTTTTGGAGAAAGGGCATTACGAGCCCAAAGAAGTGAACGATAGCTTCAGCTCCAATGTTTTTGATGATTTTATCGACATCATCGACCCTACCAAAAGATACTTTCTAAAAAGTGACATCAGGGAATTTGAAAAATACAGGTTTATGATCGATGATGAGATCAGAAATACCGACATTGAATTTTTCAATACCGTATATCAACGTTTAATGGTACGAATGGAAGAGGCCAAGGATATTTATAAAGAAGTACTTGCTACACCTTTTGATTATACGCTCGATGAATCCATTGAGATCGATTATGACGAACAAGATTTTGCATCCAACAAAAAGGAACTCAAGGAACGTTGGAGAAAGCAGTTGAAATACAACACACTTAATGTTTTCGACAATAAAGTTGATAATATGATTTCTGATGCAAATCAGGAATCAGCTTCGAATGTCGATGAGATATTGGCTTTTAATGATATTCCCAGCACTGTTGACAAGGTCACTACAGAGGAAGAAGCAAGAGAAGTAACCAAAAACACCTTGGACGAGTTCTTCGATTTTGTGGGTGATTTGGAACGTAAAGATTGGTTTGTACAATATTTGAATACCATTGTAGAAGAGTTTGATCCCCACACTTTTTACTTCGCTCCCGAAGAAAAGGAAAAATTTGACATTGGTATGTCCGGTAAGTTTGAAGGGATCGGAGCCCGATTGCAGAAAAAGCCCGAAGGAGCTAAAATCGTGGAAATTATTTCTGGTGGTCCCGTTTGGAGAGATCAGTCGCTGGAAGTTGGAGATCAAATACTCAAGGTAGGGCAAGAAGGTGAGGAGCCCATCAATATTGTGGGTATGCGATTGGAAGATGCCATTAAATTGATCAAGGGTCCAGAAGGAACAGTAGTTGATTTGACAGTAAGAAAAGTAGACGGAACCATTGAAACGGTTTCCATAACCAGAGATGTCGTGGAGCTGGAAGAATCTTATGCAAAATCTGCAACTATTGATGCTGGTGAACAAAAGTATGGATTGATCAATCTTCCAAAATTCTATGTGGATTTTGAAGATTACTCCGAAAGAAACGCAGCATCCGACGTGGCCAAAGAATTGGAACGTCTTAAAGAAGCAGGCGCAGGAGGGATTATTTTGGATTTGCGCGACAATGGTGGAGGATCTTTAAAAACGGTTGTCGAAATGGCAGGATTGTTCATTAAGGATGGACCTATTGTTCAGGTTCGTTCCTCTGGCCAACGCAAAGAAGTTCACGAGGATAAGGACGAGCGTATCCAGTGGGATGGTCCATTGGTTATCTTGGTGAATGAACTATCCGCCTCCGCCTCGGAAATATTGGCCGCTGCCATGCAAGATTACAAAAGAGCTGTAATCATTGGAAGCAAGCAGACTTTTGGAAAGGGAACCGTTCAAAATGTAATTCCTTTGGATGGTATCGTCCGAGGAAACGAGCACGGAGATTTGGGAGCAATCAAATTGACCACCCAAAAATTCTATAGAATCAACGGCGGGTCTACCCAGTTGGAAGGTGTAAAAAGTGACATCGTGGTTCCGGATAGATACAGTTATATTGATTTAGGAGAACGCGATCAGCAAAACCCGCTTGGTTGGGATAAGATTACCCCTGCAGATTACAAAGTTTGGGATGGCTACATTGATTTTGATGATGCCGTAAAAAACAGTAAAGAGCGTATGGCGAAAAATGAGCAGATCAAGCTTATTGAGGAAAATGCCAAATGGTTGAAAGAGCAGCAAGATGAAAACACGATTTCCCTTAAATACGATGCTTACGTAAGCAAAGAACAAGAGGCCAAAAAGCGTTCAGAAAAGTTCAAAAGCTTAAGGGATTACGATTCCAAACTATCTTTTAGCTCGTTACAGTATGAGAAAGAATTGTTTACACAAGATTCTGTACTAAGGGAAAAAAGGGACAGATGGCACAAAGATTTAGCGCGAGACATTTATGTTGAAGAAGCGGTGAACGTGCTTAAGGATCTTCACAAGAACAATATCAAGAGAGAAGAAAATAAATTGGCTAGCGTAAAAGGATAG
- a CDS encoding DNA/RNA non-specific endonuclease — protein MKNRIIYALLIALCVIGFWLFENFYTPATYSNPNGTRRDLVQTDFLPNSTTGEVVQHAYYTLSYSEAHEQAEWVAYTLKRKHLTYDDRERPYFIEDPKVKTKSADWRNYRGSGYDRGHLLPAGDRRFSEQAYNETFYTSNISPQDKYFNAGIWNRLEQKVRYWCKKYGNLIVVTGGILKNDLEEIGSEDVDVPRTFYKIVLRGNGERTQVLAFLIPAEESQEPLQNFVVPVDEIEKKTGIDFFQNQPEAWQSVIESEVNDNGWKF, from the coding sequence ATGAAGAACAGAATAATTTATGCCCTGCTCATAGCACTATGTGTTATTGGCTTTTGGTTGTTTGAAAATTTCTATACCCCGGCAACCTATTCCAATCCAAATGGAACAAGGAGAGACTTGGTACAAACCGATTTTTTACCCAATTCCACAACAGGTGAAGTAGTGCAACATGCCTACTATACACTTTCTTATAGTGAAGCCCACGAGCAAGCAGAGTGGGTGGCATACACCCTTAAAAGAAAACATCTTACCTATGATGATAGGGAACGCCCCTATTTTATTGAAGACCCAAAGGTGAAAACAAAATCGGCAGATTGGCGTAATTACAGAGGTTCTGGGTACGATAGGGGGCATTTGCTTCCTGCTGGTGATCGACGGTTTTCCGAACAGGCTTATAACGAGACTTTTTATACAAGCAACATAAGTCCACAGGACAAATACTTTAACGCCGGGATTTGGAACCGTTTGGAGCAAAAAGTGCGTTATTGGTGCAAAAAATATGGCAATTTAATAGTGGTCACCGGAGGTATATTGAAAAATGATTTAGAAGAAATTGGGAGCGAGGATGTGGATGTCCCCCGTACATTTTACAAGATTGTGCTGAGAGGTAATGGTGAAAGAACGCAAGTACTGGCATTTTTGATTCCAGCAGAAGAAAGTCAAGAACCACTTCAAAATTTTGTAGTGCCCGTTGATGAAATCGAGAAGAAAACAGGCATTGATTTTTTTCAAAACCAACCTGAAGCCTGGCAGTCAGTCATAGAGTCTGAAGTGAACGATAACGGTTGGAAATTCTAG
- the lpxB gene encoding lipid-A-disaccharide synthase produces the protein MKYYIIAGEASGDLHGSNLIKALKKEDPSAAIRCWGGDLMQQAGGDLAKHYKDMAFMGFLEVLMNIPTIFKNISYCKEDIQKFNPDQIIFIDFSGFNLRIAKWAKEHGFKTNYYISPQIWASRESRIKKIKRDIDHMYVILPFEKDFYEKKHGYPVQFVGHPLIDAIENTSLQDNETFRKENGLDSDKPIIALLPGSRKQEVQKMLEVMLSVKKDFPSYQFVIAGAPSLPDEFYTPFLKGDKVEYVSNKTYTLLKHSHAAMVTSGTATLETALFGIPQVVCYKGNWISYQIAKRIITLDYISLVNLIMKREVVKELIQNDLTTKNLKTELSKIVDGAERERMLSDYTLLKEKLGGKGASQLAAQLIVENV, from the coding sequence ATGAAATACTACATTATAGCTGGTGAAGCATCGGGGGACCTGCACGGGTCCAATTTGATAAAGGCCCTAAAGAAAGAGGACCCCTCCGCAGCGATTCGTTGCTGGGGCGGCGACTTGATGCAACAAGCTGGCGGCGATTTGGCCAAACATTACAAGGATATGGCCTTTATGGGTTTTTTGGAAGTACTCATGAACATTCCTACCATCTTCAAAAACATTTCATATTGTAAAGAAGATATTCAAAAGTTCAATCCAGACCAGATTATTTTTATTGATTTTTCAGGATTCAATCTTAGGATTGCCAAGTGGGCCAAGGAACATGGTTTCAAGACCAATTATTACATTTCTCCACAAATCTGGGCATCAAGAGAAAGTAGAATCAAAAAAATTAAGCGGGACATTGACCATATGTACGTAATCCTTCCTTTTGAAAAAGATTTTTACGAAAAAAAACACGGTTACCCAGTACAGTTTGTTGGTCATCCTTTAATTGATGCCATAGAAAACACGTCGCTCCAGGATAATGAAACATTCCGAAAAGAGAACGGACTTGATTCTGATAAACCCATAATAGCATTGCTCCCTGGAAGCAGAAAACAAGAAGTACAAAAAATGTTGGAAGTAATGCTTTCCGTAAAAAAGGATTTTCCATCGTATCAATTTGTGATTGCAGGTGCTCCCAGCCTTCCCGATGAATTTTACACCCCATTTCTTAAAGGCGACAAAGTGGAATACGTTTCCAACAAAACTTATACGCTTTTAAAGCATTCCCATGCTGCAATGGTCACAAGCGGAACCGCAACTTTGGAAACCGCTCTTTTTGGCATCCCTCAAGTGGTGTGCTACAAAGGAAATTGGATTTCTTATCAAATTGCAAAGCGAATCATTACTTTGGACTACATTTCCTTGGTGAACTTGATCATGAAAAGAGAAGTTGTTAAGGAGTTGATTCAAAATGATCTGACAACAAAAAATCTTAAGACAGAACTTTCCAAAATCGTAGATGGGGCCGAACGGGAGCGTATGTTATCCGACTATACATTGCTGAAAGAAAAATTGGGCGGAAAAGGTGCCAGTCAATTGGCAGCGCAATTAATCGTGGAAAATGTGTAG
- a CDS encoding peptidoglycan D,D-transpeptidase FtsI family protein, which translates to MKKLLLSSIVVLIGFTFIGRLSYLQLFRFSPDQILDDPAIKKVYDYPERGYIYDRDGKLLVGNQPAYDVMVIPREVKPLDTLEFCSLLGIDKLEFLSKMEKARIYSPRLPSVLVPQLSKEDYAKLQEKMRHFTGFYIQKRSLRYYNTKSAANVLGYISEVNEWDLKNNPYYVAGELKGRTGIEKQYEEILRGRKGVKHIQKDRFNRDIGPYKDGKLDTLPQQGKEIHITLDKTLQEYGEKLMHGKRGGIVAIEPKSGEILAMISGPTYDPALLVGRERSKNYSKLHYDTISKPTWDRSILAQPSPGSPFKTLNALVGLQEGVIDTNTKFRCYHGFYVGNTLRGCHCGGGVRDLNSGIYQSCNAYFAGVFRKIFDKYETTDEGMDMWEKHMKSFGLGDFLGTDLPTGAPGRIPDVAYYDKWYGDSRWAASTIISNSIGQGEIAATPLQLANMTAAIANRGYFYTPHIIKSIGNNGKIDPKYTEPRYTTIDRKYFEPVIEGMANVYNYGTARWVKIPGIEIAGKTGTVENYIRVDGERMQLTDHSVFVAFAPIENPQIALAVYIENGYYGSRYAGHIASLLIEKYIKGEITRKDLEKRMLEKTLEHEYAKPYSGEPFEINEYEW; encoded by the coding sequence ATGAAGAAATTATTGCTGTCATCCATTGTTGTACTTATAGGATTCACCTTTATTGGCAGGTTATCCTATCTGCAATTGTTCCGTTTTTCGCCCGATCAAATATTGGATGATCCCGCCATAAAAAAAGTATATGACTACCCAGAAAGAGGTTACATCTACGATAGGGACGGCAAACTCTTGGTGGGCAATCAACCCGCATACGACGTTATGGTCATCCCAAGGGAAGTAAAACCTTTGGACACTCTGGAATTTTGCAGTCTTTTGGGTATTGATAAACTTGAATTCCTTTCCAAAATGGAAAAAGCGAGAATTTATTCTCCTCGGCTACCTTCTGTTTTGGTGCCCCAGCTCTCCAAAGAGGATTATGCGAAGCTTCAGGAAAAAATGCGGCACTTTACTGGCTTTTATATCCAAAAGAGGTCGTTACGTTACTACAATACCAAAAGTGCGGCCAATGTGCTCGGATATATCAGTGAGGTAAACGAATGGGACCTCAAAAACAATCCATATTATGTTGCTGGGGAATTAAAAGGACGTACAGGTATTGAAAAGCAATATGAAGAAATATTGAGAGGCCGAAAAGGCGTCAAGCATATTCAGAAAGACCGTTTTAACAGGGATATTGGTCCTTACAAAGACGGGAAATTGGACACCCTTCCCCAACAAGGCAAAGAGATTCACATTACCTTGGATAAGACCCTCCAGGAGTATGGAGAAAAATTGATGCACGGCAAACGTGGGGGCATTGTGGCCATTGAACCCAAATCAGGAGAAATATTGGCCATGATATCGGGGCCAACATACGACCCAGCCCTTTTGGTAGGCAGGGAACGCTCCAAAAATTATAGCAAACTACATTACGACACCATTTCCAAACCCACATGGGACCGTTCTATTTTAGCACAGCCTTCCCCTGGATCACCTTTTAAAACGCTTAATGCCTTGGTGGGCTTACAAGAAGGTGTAATAGACACCAATACCAAATTTAGGTGCTATCACGGGTTCTACGTAGGGAATACGCTCAGGGGATGCCATTGCGGTGGTGGTGTTCGAGATTTAAATTCAGGCATTTACCAATCGTGCAATGCTTATTTTGCTGGGGTCTTCCGAAAGATTTTTGACAAATATGAGACTACCGACGAAGGCATGGATATGTGGGAAAAGCACATGAAAAGTTTTGGCCTGGGCGATTTCTTAGGTACTGACCTTCCCACAGGCGCCCCTGGAAGGATTCCAGATGTGGCCTATTATGATAAATGGTACGGAGATAGCAGATGGGCAGCATCCACTATTATATCCAATTCCATAGGGCAAGGGGAAATTGCGGCCACACCCTTGCAATTGGCCAACATGACCGCTGCCATTGCCAACCGTGGTTATTTTTACACCCCGCACATTATTAAAAGTATTGGCAACAATGGAAAAATAGACCCTAAATACACCGAACCCCGATACACCACCATCGACAGAAAATATTTTGAACCTGTAATCGAAGGCATGGCCAATGTGTATAATTATGGAACAGCAAGGTGGGTCAAAATTCCAGGTATTGAGATAGCTGGAAAAACGGGTACCGTTGAAAATTATATTCGGGTCGATGGTGAACGCATGCAACTTACGGACCACTCTGTTTTTGTGGCCTTTGCACCTATAGAAAATCCTCAAATTGCCCTAGCCGTCTATATTGAAAATGGGTATTATGGATCACGCTATGCTGGTCACATTGCCTCACTTTTGATTGAAAAATACATTAAAGGAGAAATTACCAGAAAAGACCTGGAAAAACGCATGCTGGAAAAAACATTGGAACACGAATATGCCAAACCATATAGTGGAGAACCTTTTGAAATAAACGAATATGAGTGGTAG